The Chloroflexota bacterium genome segment CGGTCCTCCCGGGACCCGGCCAGATGGAGGAGAAAGGCAGGGATGAGCTCCTCGCGGGAAGGGAGGGGTGCCGTTGCCAGGGGCCCCAGAAAGTGAAGGGAAGACCCGAACTCGCCTATCTCGTCAGTCTTTGCCAGGTAGACAAAGCTGTGGAGCTTAGGGGGGCGGGGGGAAAGGGCCTGGACCAGCTTGCCCTCCACCCGGTGGCCCACTATCCAGGCCCTGAACTCCGTCCTTAGAAGGCGGGAAAGCTGGGGGTGGGAGCGATAGACCCCCTCCTCTTCCGTCTCCTCCCGGCCCCGGGCCACGGGACGCCTCCCTGGCTCCAGGGGGCCGGTCTCGGCGTGATAGACCACGGCGAAGATATCCGTCTCCCCCTCCCTGGTCCTCACCAGGGAAGCGAAGGGAGGGGGCTGATGGAGCTCATAGCACTGGGCCGCGAACTCCTGCGTGGAGACCTGGACCACCTCGCCGATTCTGGTCGCTTGCATTCTAGATGAAAAGGGTCACCTGGGCTTTGGAGGCATATTCCAGAAAAGCGGCGGCCCCGGCACACTCCGTCCCCTCCACCAAGTCCTCGTCTTTAATGCTCATCATCCCCATGGTGGTGGAGCAGGCGAAGAGCCGGACCCCCCACTTGCGGCAGAGGTCCAGCAGCTCGGGGACGGTGGGCATGTTCTGTTTCTTCATCATCCGCCTCATCATCCAGGTAGCCACGGCCGTCATCCCGGGGATGACCCCCAGGATGTTGGGCACGGGCAGCGGGGCGGCGGGATTGGCAAGGGAGGCTACCTTCAGCCGGTGCACCTTCCTCTTGTTCACGATGTCAAAACCATAGAAGGTAAAGAAGATGCCCACCTCCCAGCCCATGGACGCAGCGGTGCTGGCTATGATGAGCAGGGCATAAGCCATGTCCAGGGTCCCCTTGGAGGCGACAAGGGCCACCCGCTTGCGCTCTTTCTCCGCCATCTAGACCTCCCGGGCTTTCTGAATAAAAAAGGTGTAGAGGCCCTTCCCTTCTTCCTCGGCCCGGAGGAGCTTGTTCCCTGTCTCATTGCACCAGGCCGGGAAGTCCATCCTGGAGCCGGGGTCCGTGGCCAGGACTTTAGCCACCTGGCCAGGTTTCATCTCTTCAAGGGCCAGCTTGGCCTTGACCACCGGCATAGGGCAGAGAAGGCCCCTGGTATCGACTACTCTATCGGCCTTTATGGTCTCCATCATTTTCACCTCTTCCTACACCCACCGGGTGCGTTTGCTCTGGTTTTTCTGGGAGGCGGCGGAGGGGAGGTAGCCCACCACCTCTCCCACCAGGGACCAGAAGGCCTCCCGGTCCTGGGCGCTGACCACCGCCTGCTCATGGGCCTCGACCAGGGCCACCGGGTAGCCCCCTCCCCTTCTCACCTGGTCAAAGACCAAGGCATGGGCCAGGTCCACCAGCTCTTTCCTCTGGACCACCCAGGAGGGGACCTCCACCCTGGCCATCTCCTCCTCCCCCTTCAGATAGAAGAAGAAGACCTGGTGGCGGCCGTAGTGCTCCTCCACGACGGAGGAGCGGGTGAGGAAGAGGGGGGAGCGCTCACCCGCTTTCAGGAGGGGGGCAAAGAGGGCCCTGTCCTCCACCCCGGCTACCCCATTACACTCCCTGTCCTTCTTTCCCCGGCAGTGGCGGTCGCAGTCGGGGGGCTCATAGGGGCAGAGGGCCACCCTAAGGGCATTCACCACATCGGTGGAGCGGGGGAGGCTGATGTAGCTGGCCAGGGCCAGGGGGCCTTTCCGGGCCATGGCCTCCATCCCGTCCAGAATTGGGACCAGGCCCCTCTCCAGGAAGGCCTGGCGGACAAACTCGGGGCAGGCCTGCCCCGCCAGGCCCCACAGCACCAGGGAGCCGTCCAGGAGGGCCAGGACGGGAAAAGGCCCCTCCTCATTCAGGGCCTCCGCCAGGAAGGCCACCTCCTCCAGCCACCTCCTGGCCGCCAGGAGGGCCCCTTCCACAGGCTCGGCCCTCAGGCCCGAGGGGTCGGGCATAACCAGGTCCTCCTCCCGGGAGAAAAGCCTGGCCCTCCGGACAAGCCCGGCGGAGGGTTCCCGGCCGTAGTGCAGGCGGGCCAAGCCCCCGTTGATGAGGTAGCAGCGCACCGGCATATGCCGGTCAAGGGCAATTTGGGAGCCGTCCACCCCCAGGACGCTGAACTGGGAAGGAAGGGGCGGGAGGGGGTGGGACTCCCCCAGCCCCTCCACCAGCCCGGCCACCAGCCAGGTGGTCCGGGCGGACTGGCATTTCTCCCCCAGCCCCTGCCAGGCCCCCTGGTGGTGCTGGAGGGTCTCCAGGGCCAGAGCCAGACGGACTTCGGCCTCCTTCCAGCCATCCTTGAGCCGGGAGGCCATTTCCTCTATTTGGGGAACCACCTGGCCCAGGTCCAGGCCCATGTTCAGATTATATCATGGCCCCTTCCGCAGGGGCAGAGTTCATCCAGGCACCTGCGGCAGGTGGGCCAGGGCCTCTTCCACCTTCTCCTTGGGATAGGCAAAGTCTGCGAGCTTCCCGGTGAGGTATTCGTCGTAGGCCTGGAGGTCAAAGTGGCCGTGGCCTGAGTGGGCCAGGAGGATGACCTTCTTCTCCCCCGTCTGCTTGCACTTCAGGGCCTCATCTATGACCACCCGGATGGCGTGGGCAGGCTCCGGTCCGGAGAGGATGCCCTCGGTCCGGGCGAAGGTCACCGCGGCCTCAAACACCGGGTTCTGGTGCACCGCCACGGCCTCCACCAGTTTCCGGTCGTAGAGGTAGCATATGATGGGGGCCATGCCGTGATACCTCAGGCCTCCCGCGTGGATGCGGGGCGGCATGAAGGTATGGCCCAGGGTGTACATCTTCACTATGGGGGCCAGGCCAGCAGTATCACCGTAGTCAAAGCGGTAAAGTCCGCGGGTGAGGCTGGGGCAGGCCTCAGGCTCCGCGCAGATTATCCGCGGGTTCCGCTTCCCCTGGAGCTTTTCCCTGACAAAGGGCAGGAACATCCCGGCGAAGTTACTCCCCCCGCCCACGCAGCCCACAATGATGTCGGGATACTCCCCCGCCTTCTCCATCTGGAGCATGGCCTCCTGCCCGATGATGGTCTGGTGGAGGAGGACATGGTTCACCACTGAGCCAATTGAGTACTTGGTGTCGTCGTGGGTGGCGGCGTCCTCTACCGCCTCGCTGATGGCGATACCCAGGCTCCCCGGGTTGTCCGGTTCCTGGGCCAGGATAGACCTTCCGGTGTTGGTATCCTGGCTGGGGCTGGGGACCACCTGGGCACCCCATGTCTCCATCAGGATGCGGCGGTAGGGTTTCTGGTGATAGCTCACCCTGACCATATAGACCTTGAGCTTCAGGCCCATAAACTGGCAGCCCATGGCCAGGGCACTGCCCCACTGTCCCGCTCCTGTCTCGGTGGCCAGGCGCTTAACGCCTTCAACCTTGTTGTAGTAGGCCTGGGCCACGGCGGTATTGAGCTTGTGGCTCCCCGCCGGGCTCACCCCCTCATACTTGTAGTAGATGTGGGCCGGGGTGCCCAGGGCCTTCTCCAGCCTGCGGGCCCGGATGAGGGGGGTGGGCCGCCATAGCTTGTAGACCCCCAGGACCTCATCGGGGATCTCAATGAGGCGCTCCTTGCTGAACTCCTGCTCGTCACAGGCTGCAGCAAAGAGGGGCGGGGGAAGCCTGGTGGGCTCCTTGGTCCCGGGGTGGAGCATGGGTGGCATGGGGGTGGGCAGGTCGGGGAGAACATTGTACCAGTGGCTGGGCATCTCCTTCTCAGTGAGGATAATCTTGGTTGCCTCCATGTTACCTCCTTTTCTTACCTATATTGCTGAGTCCAGTGCCTCTCTCAGGCCCCGGACGAATTCCCCCAGCTTTCCCAGGCCCGGGTCATCTTTGATAAGCTGGACTATCCGGCTGCCAACGATGACCCCGTCGGCCACACGGGCCACTCTCTTTGCCTGCTCCGGGCCGGCGATGCCGAATCCAACGGCCAGGGGGAGCGAGGTTTCCCTTCTCACCCGTTTCACAAAGGCTTCCAGCCCTTTGGGCAGGGCCTCCCGGGGGCCGGTGACCCCAGTGAGGGAGACCAGAT includes the following:
- a CDS encoding DsrE/DsrF/DrsH-like family protein; translated protein: MAEKERKRVALVASKGTLDMAYALLIIASTAASMGWEVGIFFTFYGFDIVNKRKVHRLKVASLANPAAPLPVPNILGVIPGMTAVATWMMRRMMKKQNMPTVPELLDLCRKWGVRLFACSTTMGMMSIKDEDLVEGTECAGAAAFLEYASKAQVTLFI
- a CDS encoding sulfurtransferase TusA family protein; translation: METIKADRVVDTRGLLCPMPVVKAKLALEEMKPGQVAKVLATDPGSRMDFPAWCNETGNKLLRAEEEGKGLYTFFIQKAREV
- a CDS encoding DNA double-strand break repair nuclease NurA, translated to MGLDLGQVVPQIEEMASRLKDGWKEAEVRLALALETLQHHQGAWQGLGEKCQSARTTWLVAGLVEGLGESHPLPPLPSQFSVLGVDGSQIALDRHMPVRCYLINGGLARLHYGREPSAGLVRRARLFSREEDLVMPDPSGLRAEPVEGALLAARRWLEEVAFLAEALNEEGPFPVLALLDGSLVLWGLAGQACPEFVRQAFLERGLVPILDGMEAMARKGPLALASYISLPRSTDVVNALRVALCPYEPPDCDRHCRGKKDRECNGVAGVEDRALFAPLLKAGERSPLFLTRSSVVEEHYGRHQVFFFYLKGEEEMARVEVPSWVVQRKELVDLAHALVFDQVRRGGGYPVALVEAHEQAVVSAQDREAFWSLVGEVVGYLPSAASQKNQSKRTRWV
- a CDS encoding TrpB-like pyridoxal phosphate-dependent enzyme — translated: MEATKIILTEKEMPSHWYNVLPDLPTPMPPMLHPGTKEPTRLPPPLFAAACDEQEFSKERLIEIPDEVLGVYKLWRPTPLIRARRLEKALGTPAHIYYKYEGVSPAGSHKLNTAVAQAYYNKVEGVKRLATETGAGQWGSALAMGCQFMGLKLKVYMVRVSYHQKPYRRILMETWGAQVVPSPSQDTNTGRSILAQEPDNPGSLGIAISEAVEDAATHDDTKYSIGSVVNHVLLHQTIIGQEAMLQMEKAGEYPDIIVGCVGGGSNFAGMFLPFVREKLQGKRNPRIICAEPEACPSLTRGLYRFDYGDTAGLAPIVKMYTLGHTFMPPRIHAGGLRYHGMAPIICYLYDRKLVEAVAVHQNPVFEAAVTFARTEGILSGPEPAHAIRVVIDEALKCKQTGEKKVILLAHSGHGHFDLQAYDEYLTGKLADFAYPKEKVEEALAHLPQVPG